One Sphingomonas sp. FARSPH DNA segment encodes these proteins:
- a CDS encoding carbonic anhydrase produces MNNEVIGRVLAFEKKVFQDQHALYSTLARHGQSPKALIISCSDSRIVPEHIMQAQPGDLFVCRNAGNIVPPFAQPSGGTTATVEYAISVLGVRDIIVCGHSDCGAMKGLSGDPAALSSVPNVAQWLRHGAAARQVVDRSYPELTDGERVRALSLENVVAQIANLRTHPSVAAGIARGEISLHGWFVDIHEGNVLGLDGNTGKFVVIREGDAFPVALPAAERRASDVDFAMAAE; encoded by the coding sequence ATGAACAACGAAGTGATCGGCCGTGTCCTCGCCTTCGAAAAGAAGGTGTTCCAGGACCAGCACGCGCTCTATTCGACGCTCGCCCGCCACGGCCAGAGCCCGAAGGCGCTCATCATCTCCTGCTCCGATTCGCGCATCGTGCCCGAGCACATCATGCAGGCGCAGCCGGGCGACCTGTTCGTCTGTCGCAACGCCGGCAACATCGTGCCCCCGTTCGCGCAGCCGTCGGGCGGCACCACCGCGACGGTCGAATATGCGATCTCCGTGCTCGGCGTGCGCGACATCATCGTCTGCGGCCATTCCGACTGCGGCGCAATGAAGGGCCTGTCGGGCGATCCCGCTGCGCTGTCGTCGGTCCCCAACGTTGCGCAGTGGCTGCGCCACGGCGCCGCCGCGCGCCAGGTCGTCGACCGCAGCTATCCCGAGCTGACCGACGGCGAGCGCGTCCGCGCGCTCAGCCTGGAGAACGTCGTCGCGCAAATCGCCAACCTGCGCACGCATCCGTCGGTCGCCGCCGGCATCGCGCGCGGCGAGATTTCGCTGCACGGCTGGTTCGTCGACATCCATGAGGGCAACGTCCTTGGCCTCGACGGCAACACCGGCAAGTTCGTCGTGATCCGCGAGGGCGATGCCTTCCCGGTCGCGCTGCCCGCTGCCGAACGTCGCGCGAGCGACGTCGACTTCGCCATGGCCGCGGAGTGA
- a CDS encoding SulP family inorganic anion transporter has translation MPRLTLPSTAILTRDFTASIVVFLVAMPLCMGIAVASGVPPEKGLITGIIGGIVVGALAGSPLQVSGPAAGLAVVVFELVRDHGMSALGPILILAGAIQIVAGILKLGGWFRAISPAVVHGMLAGIGLLIVVGQFHVLFDAKPLPSGLLNLTAMPGRLLGLSPDNIQAAELAFGIGMLTIVCMIGWEKVRPASMKLVPGALVGVLAGTFAAMAFGLEVARVSVPESITAAVALPGNDIVARFMDPSILAAALAIAFIASAETLLSAAAVDRMHDGVRTNYNKELRAQGIGNLLCGIAGALPMTGVIVRSSANVQAGAKTRASTMLHGIWILGFVALLPFVLREIPMAALGAILVVTGWRLVSLSHAKHLFSHYGILPAFIWAATLVTVVAADLLTGVLVGIGLSLLELVPNLTRLKLRVSEGETAGGHAIGLAGAATFVSLPKLSDTLDRAPTGPVRLDVSDLKTVDHTCAEFIKDWFQRRRAAGDAIEVFGASGKVAALAH, from the coding sequence ATGCCCCGCCTGACATTGCCCTCGACGGCGATCCTGACGCGTGATTTCACCGCGTCGATCGTCGTCTTCCTCGTCGCGATGCCTTTGTGCATGGGCATCGCCGTCGCGTCGGGCGTGCCGCCCGAAAAGGGTCTGATCACCGGCATCATCGGCGGCATCGTCGTCGGCGCGCTGGCGGGATCGCCGCTGCAGGTCAGCGGCCCCGCCGCGGGCCTGGCGGTGGTGGTGTTCGAACTGGTGCGCGATCACGGCATGTCCGCGCTCGGCCCGATCCTGATCCTCGCCGGCGCGATCCAGATCGTCGCCGGCATCCTGAAGCTCGGCGGCTGGTTCCGCGCGATCAGCCCGGCGGTCGTCCACGGCATGCTCGCCGGCATCGGCCTGCTGATCGTCGTCGGCCAGTTCCACGTCCTGTTCGATGCCAAGCCGCTGCCGTCGGGCCTGCTCAATCTCACCGCGATGCCCGGCCGCCTGCTCGGTCTGTCGCCCGACAATATCCAGGCCGCCGAACTCGCGTTCGGCATCGGCATGCTGACGATCGTGTGCATGATCGGCTGGGAAAAGGTGCGCCCCGCCTCGATGAAGCTCGTTCCCGGTGCGCTCGTCGGCGTGCTCGCCGGCACGTTCGCCGCGATGGCGTTCGGGCTGGAGGTCGCGCGCGTCAGCGTGCCCGAATCGATCACCGCGGCGGTCGCACTGCCGGGCAACGACATCGTCGCGCGCTTCATGGATCCCTCGATCCTCGCCGCCGCGCTCGCCATCGCCTTCATCGCCAGCGCGGAAACGTTGCTGTCGGCGGCGGCGGTCGACCGGATGCACGACGGGGTGCGCACCAACTACAATAAGGAACTGCGCGCGCAGGGCATCGGCAACCTGCTTTGCGGCATCGCCGGCGCGCTGCCGATGACGGGCGTCATCGTCCGCTCCTCCGCCAACGTGCAGGCGGGTGCGAAGACGCGCGCCTCGACGATGCTGCACGGCATCTGGATCCTCGGCTTCGTCGCCCTGCTGCCGTTCGTGCTGCGCGAGATTCCGATGGCGGCGCTCGGCGCGATCCTGGTCGTCACCGGCTGGCGCCTCGTCAGCCTCAGCCACGCGAAACACCTGTTCTCGCATTACGGCATCCTGCCCGCCTTCATTTGGGCAGCGACGCTCGTCACCGTGGTCGCGGCGGATCTGCTCACCGGCGTGCTGGTCGGCATCGGCCTGTCGCTGCTCGAACTCGTGCCCAACCTGACGCGCCTGAAGCTCCGGGTGTCCGAAGGCGAAACCGCGGGCGGCCACGCCATCGGTCTGGCGGGCGCGGCGACCTTCGTCTCGCTGCCCAAGCTGTCGGACACGCTCGATCGTGCGCCGACCGGCCCCGTGCGGCTCGACGTCAGCGACCTCAAGACCGTCGACCACACCTGCGCCGAATTCATCAAGGATTGGTTCCAGCGGCGCCGCGCCGCCGGGGACGCGATCGAGGTGTTCGGCGCCAGCGGCAAGGTCGCGGCGCTGGCGCACTGA
- a CDS encoding TorF family putative porin, whose translation MKSVASIAAMVAAFAAVPATAQDSAPPKPVTVTGNVALVSDYRFRGVSQSDEEMAIQGGLTVAHESGLYVGTWASNLAGWGTFGGANMELDLIGGYKMPVGGGGTLDVGLTWYMYPGGASKTDFAEPYVKLSGTLGPASLLAGVAYAPKQQALGDWYATGAAAQTGVYTKPGAKYDNLYLWGDATAGVPNTPLTAKAHIGYSSGNPGLGPNGTSVAPTGKYWDWMLGADLAVKGTPLTLGVAYVDTDISTREAAYLLPNFSSTKDGGPIAGAQVVFSVTAAF comes from the coding sequence ATGAAGTCTGTTGCATCCATCGCGGCCATGGTCGCCGCCTTTGCCGCCGTCCCCGCCACCGCGCAGGACAGCGCGCCACCCAAGCCCGTTACCGTCACCGGCAACGTCGCGCTCGTCTCCGACTATCGCTTCCGCGGCGTGTCGCAGTCGGACGAGGAAATGGCGATCCAGGGCGGCCTCACGGTCGCGCACGAAAGCGGGCTTTATGTCGGTACCTGGGCCTCCAACCTCGCCGGCTGGGGCACGTTCGGCGGCGCGAATATGGAACTCGACCTGATCGGCGGGTATAAGATGCCGGTGGGCGGCGGCGGCACGCTCGACGTCGGACTCACCTGGTACATGTACCCCGGCGGCGCGTCGAAGACCGATTTCGCCGAACCCTATGTCAAACTGTCGGGCACGCTCGGCCCCGCCAGCCTGCTCGCTGGCGTCGCCTACGCCCCCAAGCAGCAGGCGCTCGGCGACTGGTACGCCACCGGCGCGGCGGCGCAGACGGGCGTCTATACGAAGCCGGGGGCGAAATACGACAACCTCTACCTTTGGGGCGATGCGACCGCAGGCGTGCCGAACACGCCGCTGACCGCAAAGGCGCATATCGGCTATTCCAGCGGCAATCCCGGCCTGGGCCCCAACGGTACTTCTGTCGCGCCGACGGGCAAATACTGGGACTGGATGCTGGGCGCCGACCTTGCGGTGAAGGGCACGCCGCTGACGCTCGGCGTCGCATACGTCGACACCGACATCAGCACGCGCGAGGCGGCCTATCTGCTGCCCAATTTCTCCTCGACCAAGGATGGCGGCCCGATCGCCGGCGCGCAGGTGGTCTTCTCTGTGACCGCGGCATTCTAA
- a CDS encoding glycosidase — protein sequence MVHADTLIFTPDDVDLSRSPLRRGIAEPTYVLGAFNPGFTRLPSGNLLLMARIAEALSQPVRDDHVRAIRRTPAGYVLDPWPLADVDMTDPRQFEIKGRKHRVLGLTSLSWLLPVELDPTGQRIVAVHYDKAIEPAASYQCYGVEDARITKVGDTWYMTTCSVGAERHCTTLHMSRDGLTYRLEGIVLDHQNKDMILFEGKVADRFMALTRPLGEVYFAYPPDSEWVGGPSINFAQSPDALHWKPLDAPGLRARRGSTSAMKIGGGTQPVLTPDGWMMIYHGVEARESVGIYRSFWALLDRDDPSHILRVEDDVPLIEADPALTALIAHQMYLPTPVVFSTGLVEDGDDYLIASGEADLACRMTRIAKSRFR from the coding sequence ATGGTCCACGCCGACACGCTGATCTTCACCCCCGACGACGTCGACCTCTCCCGCTCGCCGCTGCGCCGCGGGATCGCGGAGCCGACCTATGTGCTCGGCGCGTTCAACCCCGGCTTCACGCGGCTGCCCAGCGGCAACCTGTTGCTGATGGCCCGCATCGCGGAGGCGCTGTCGCAGCCGGTGCGCGACGACCACGTCCGCGCGATCCGCCGGACCCCAGCGGGTTACGTCCTCGACCCCTGGCCGCTCGCCGACGTCGACATGACCGATCCGCGCCAGTTCGAGATCAAGGGGCGCAAGCACCGCGTGCTCGGCCTGACCTCGCTGTCGTGGCTGCTCCCGGTCGAACTCGACCCGACGGGACAGCGGATCGTCGCGGTCCATTATGACAAGGCGATCGAACCCGCCGCCTCCTACCAATGCTACGGCGTCGAGGATGCGCGGATCACGAAGGTCGGCGACACCTGGTACATGACCACCTGCTCGGTCGGGGCGGAACGGCATTGCACGACGCTGCACATGTCGCGCGACGGCCTCACCTATCGGCTCGAGGGTATCGTGCTCGACCACCAGAACAAGGACATGATCCTGTTCGAGGGCAAGGTGGCAGACAGGTTCATGGCGCTCACCCGTCCGCTCGGCGAGGTGTATTTCGCCTATCCGCCCGACAGCGAATGGGTCGGCGGCCCCTCGATCAATTTCGCACAGAGCCCGGACGCGCTCCATTGGAAGCCGCTCGACGCGCCCGGCCTGCGCGCGCGGCGCGGCTCTACCTCTGCGATGAAGATCGGCGGGGGCACGCAGCCGGTGCTGACGCCGGACGGCTGGATGATGATCTACCACGGCGTCGAGGCGCGCGAGAGCGTCGGCATCTATCGCAGCTTCTGGGCATTGCTCGACCGCGACGACCCGTCGCACATCCTGCGCGTCGAGGACGACGTCCCGCTGATCGAGGCCGATCCCGCGCTGACCGCGCTCATCGCGCACCAAATGTATCTGCCCACCCCCGTGGTCTTCTCGACCGGGCTGGTCGAGGACGGCGACGATTATCTGATTGCCAGCGGCGAGGCCGATCTGGCCTGCCGGATGACGCGCATCGCCAAGTCGCGGTTTCGCTGA
- a CDS encoding alpha-amylase family glycosyl hydrolase, with the protein MAPWWQSGAIYQIYPRSFQDSDGDGIGDLKGIAARLDHLVALGVDAVWISPIFPSPMADFGYDVADYCGIDPRFGTLADFDALLAAAHERGLKLLLDFVPNHSSSEHPWFRESRSSRDNSKRDWYIWRDPAPDGGPPNNWISDFGGSAWAWDEGTGQYYYHAFLKEQPDLNWRNPELRAAMMDVLRFWFDRGVDGFRIDVLWHMVKHADFSDNPPNPGYRPEMGEMHAVLQLNSTDQPEVHDIAAEMRRIADGYPGDRVLIGEIYLPVERLMGYYGTDVPEVHLPFNFQLIDAPWDARHLAQLIGEYEAALPPGGWPNWVLGNHDRPRIATRVGDAQARVAAMLLLTLRGTPTIYYGDEIGMADVAIPAGLVQDPRELREPGLGLGRDPVRTPMPWNASAGAGFTTGDPWLPLGSDWPTRNVAAQAGDDASMLALHRRLLHLRRKHDTLAIGDFRLIESDGSVLAYERHHGDERIVVALNLGADPQPFALPEGEVLASTLPDPHEPGLLRGDEGVVILVVPA; encoded by the coding sequence TTGGCACCATGGTGGCAATCGGGCGCGATCTATCAGATCTATCCGCGCTCGTTCCAGGACAGCGACGGCGACGGCATCGGCGACCTCAAGGGGATCGCGGCGCGGCTCGACCATCTCGTCGCGCTCGGTGTGGATGCAGTGTGGATTTCACCGATCTTCCCCTCGCCGATGGCCGACTTCGGGTATGACGTCGCGGATTATTGCGGGATCGACCCGCGCTTCGGCACGCTCGCCGACTTCGACGCGCTCCTCGCCGCGGCGCACGAGCGTGGGCTGAAGCTGCTGCTCGATTTCGTCCCCAACCATTCGTCGAGCGAGCATCCCTGGTTCCGGGAAAGCCGGTCGTCACGCGACAATTCCAAGCGCGACTGGTACATCTGGCGCGACCCGGCCCCGGATGGCGGCCCACCCAACAACTGGATCAGCGATTTCGGCGGATCGGCTTGGGCCTGGGACGAGGGCACCGGTCAGTATTATTACCACGCCTTTTTGAAGGAACAGCCCGACCTCAACTGGCGCAACCCGGAATTGCGCGCGGCGATGATGGACGTGCTGCGTTTCTGGTTCGACCGCGGCGTCGACGGTTTCCGCATCGACGTGCTGTGGCACATGGTGAAGCACGCCGACTTCTCCGACAATCCGCCCAACCCCGGCTACCGGCCGGAGATGGGGGAGATGCACGCGGTGCTGCAGCTCAATTCCACCGACCAGCCCGAGGTGCACGATATCGCCGCCGAGATGCGCCGGATCGCGGATGGGTATCCCGGCGACCGCGTGCTGATCGGCGAAATCTACCTGCCCGTCGAACGGCTGATGGGCTATTACGGCACGGACGTACCGGAAGTGCATCTGCCCTTCAATTTCCAGCTGATCGACGCGCCCTGGGATGCGCGCCATCTCGCGCAGCTGATCGGCGAGTACGAAGCCGCCCTGCCGCCTGGCGGCTGGCCGAACTGGGTGCTCGGCAACCACGACCGTCCGCGCATCGCAACGCGGGTGGGCGATGCGCAGGCGCGCGTCGCCGCGATGCTGCTGCTGACGCTGCGCGGCACGCCGACGATCTATTATGGCGACGAGATCGGCATGGCAGACGTCGCGATCCCCGCCGGCCTGGTGCAGGACCCGCGCGAGTTGCGCGAACCCGGCCTCGGCCTCGGTCGCGATCCCGTGCGCACGCCGATGCCGTGGAACGCGAGCGCCGGCGCCGGTTTCACGACGGGCGATCCCTGGCTGCCGCTCGGCTCCGACTGGCCGACGCGCAACGTCGCGGCGCAGGCGGGCGACGATGCTTCCATGCTCGCACTCCACCGCCGCCTGCTTCACCTGCGCCGCAAGCACGACACGCTGGCGATCGGCGATTTCCGCCTGATCGAAAGCGACGGGAGCGTCCTCGCCTACGAACGCCATCATGGCGACGAACGCATCGTCGTCGCGCTTAATCTGGGCGCGGACCCGCAGCCGTTCGCGTTGCCGGAGGGCGAGGTGCTGGCATCGACGCTGCCCGACCCGCATGAACCGGGCCTGCTGCGCGGGGACGAGGGCGTCGTGATTCTCGTCGTGCCCGCGTGA
- a CDS encoding glycosyltransferase family 4 protein has translation MKIAMLAPIAWRTPPRHYGPWELVTSLLTEALVARGIDVTLFATQDSLTAGTLAGVVPAPYSEDPSIDAKVWEYRHLAHVFERAGEFDIIHNQADFPAHAFSNLVDTPIVTTIHGFSSDRILPMYKPYEHRVHYVAISDADRSPQLHYAATIHHGIVLDDFPFDPRGSDTLLFFGRMHPDKGAAEAIRVAQATGRDLAMYGIVQDQGYYDREIRPHLGGTRIRHPGAVGGAERTRALGKAAALLHLINFDEPFGLSVVEAMACGTPVIAINRGSMPELIEHSVTGFLVGSVDEAIAAVGRLGEIDRAACRAAVAARFSVERMADRYIALYRSILGA, from the coding sequence ATGAAGATCGCCATGCTCGCCCCCATCGCCTGGCGCACGCCGCCGCGTCATTACGGCCCATGGGAGCTCGTCACCAGCCTGCTCACCGAGGCGCTGGTCGCGCGGGGCATCGACGTCACGCTGTTCGCGACGCAGGACAGCCTCACCGCGGGGACGCTCGCCGGCGTCGTTCCCGCACCCTATTCCGAAGACCCGTCGATCGACGCAAAGGTTTGGGAATATCGCCACCTCGCGCACGTCTTCGAACGCGCGGGCGAGTTCGACATCATCCACAACCAGGCGGATTTCCCCGCCCACGCCTTTTCGAATCTCGTCGACACGCCGATCGTCACGACGATCCACGGCTTCTCGTCCGACCGCATCCTGCCGATGTACAAGCCGTACGAGCATCGCGTGCACTATGTCGCGATCAGCGACGCCGACCGGTCGCCGCAGCTGCATTACGCCGCGACGATCCACCACGGCATCGTGCTCGACGATTTTCCCTTCGATCCGCGGGGAAGCGACACCTTGCTGTTCTTCGGCCGCATGCATCCCGACAAGGGCGCGGCGGAAGCGATACGCGTGGCGCAGGCGACGGGGCGCGACCTTGCCATGTACGGCATCGTCCAGGACCAGGGTTATTACGACCGCGAGATTCGCCCGCATCTCGGCGGCACGCGCATCCGCCATCCCGGCGCGGTCGGTGGGGCCGAGCGGACGCGCGCGCTGGGCAAGGCGGCGGCCTTGCTCCACCTCATCAACTTCGACGAGCCGTTCGGTTTGTCGGTGGTCGAGGCGATGGCCTGCGGCACCCCCGTCATCGCGATCAACCGCGGCTCGATGCCCGAACTGATCGAGCATAGCGTCACCGGCTTCCTCGTCGGCAGCGTCGATGAAGCGATCGCCGCGGTCGGCCGGCTGGGTGAGATCGATCGCGCCGCCTGCCGCGCGGCGGTGGCGGCACGCTTCAGCGTCGAGCGGATGGCCGATCGCTACATCGCGCTGTATCGATCCATCTTAGGTGCTTGA
- a CDS encoding MFS transporter, with product MLSRVRRFLTEEDWQFLPHERPALPGSPGSVEHETRIRVAYGVIAILLGLTGGFGNALISANTTTLQGALGLDPAEIAWLPTVYVMTNVSINLLLIKFRAQFGLRPFALLFLGLYVAVTLGHLFVREFQTAILVRAISGMAGAPLSSLCLYYMMQALPLKWRLKAIVLGIGVPQCATPLARLFSPELLAMSQWRTLYLFELGLSLLSFAAVALLRLPPTTRSKAFEKLDFVTFPLFAVAMALIAAVLGLGRYVWWTNAAWLGWALIVAIPMLAAALVIEHNRANPLLNTRWLGSADIVRFAIVTIMARIVLSEQTFAAVGLLTVLGQNNDQLGTFFTVIFLCSAAGVALSAITLDTNRTAHPIMLAVGLVAIAAWADSYSTSLTRAPQMYWTQGLIAFAGTYFLGPALLFGMLRALQQGSGHVISFIAVFGIVNGIGGLAGTALLGTYQIVREKANSAGIVQGIDPTDPIVTQRLTAGGQAVARVVGDPALRSAEGGALLSQTATREANVLAYDDTFRLVAILAAATFLYLVFLLIRRARRARRAALAGAPA from the coding sequence ATGCTGAGCCGCGTGCGCCGTTTCCTGACCGAGGAGGACTGGCAGTTCCTGCCGCACGAGCGGCCGGCGCTGCCCGGTTCGCCCGGCTCGGTCGAGCATGAGACGCGCATCCGCGTCGCTTATGGCGTCATCGCGATCCTGCTCGGCCTGACCGGTGGATTCGGCAATGCGCTGATCAGCGCCAATACGACGACGCTGCAGGGCGCGCTCGGCCTCGATCCCGCGGAGATCGCCTGGCTGCCGACCGTCTATGTGATGACCAACGTCAGCATCAACCTGCTGCTCATCAAGTTCCGCGCGCAGTTCGGCCTCCGGCCCTTCGCGCTCCTCTTCCTCGGCCTCTACGTGGCCGTCACGCTCGGCCACCTGTTCGTGCGCGAATTCCAGACCGCCATCCTGGTGCGCGCGATCAGCGGCATGGCGGGCGCGCCCTTGTCCAGCCTGTGCCTCTATTACATGATGCAGGCGCTGCCGCTCAAATGGCGGCTGAAGGCGATCGTGCTGGGCATCGGCGTGCCGCAATGCGCGACGCCGCTTGCGCGGCTGTTCTCGCCCGAATTGCTCGCCATGTCGCAATGGCGCACGCTCTATCTTTTCGAACTCGGCCTCTCGCTGCTCAGCTTCGCTGCGGTCGCGCTGCTCCGCCTGCCGCCGACGACGCGGTCGAAGGCGTTCGAGAAACTGGATTTCGTCACCTTCCCGCTGTTCGCGGTCGCGATGGCGCTGATCGCCGCGGTGCTCGGCCTGGGTCGCTACGTCTGGTGGACCAATGCGGCATGGCTCGGCTGGGCGCTGATCGTCGCCATCCCGATGCTCGCCGCCGCATTGGTCATCGAGCACAACCGCGCCAACCCGCTGCTCAACACGCGCTGGCTGGGCAGCGCCGATATCGTTCGCTTCGCGATCGTCACGATCATGGCACGCATCGTGCTGTCCGAACAGACGTTCGCCGCGGTCGGCCTGCTCACCGTGCTGGGCCAGAACAACGACCAGCTCGGCACGTTCTTCACCGTCATCTTCCTGTGTTCGGCGGCGGGCGTCGCGCTTAGCGCGATCACGCTCGACACCAACCGCACCGCGCACCCGATCATGCTCGCGGTCGGCCTGGTCGCGATCGCCGCGTGGGCGGACAGTTATTCGACCAGTCTGACGCGCGCGCCGCAGATGTACTGGACGCAAGGGTTGATCGCATTCGCCGGCACCTATTTCCTCGGCCCCGCGTTGCTGTTCGGCATGCTGCGCGCGCTGCAGCAGGGGTCCGGCCATGTCATCAGCTTCATCGCCGTGTTCGGCATCGTCAACGGCATCGGCGGCCTTGCCGGCACCGCCCTGCTCGGCACGTACCAGATCGTCCGCGAGAAGGCGAACAGCGCCGGCATCGTGCAGGGCATCGATCCGACCGACCCGATCGTCACGCAGCGGCTGACGGCGGGGGGGCAGGCGGTGGCGCGCGTCGTCGGCGATCCCGCCTTGCGCAGCGCAGAGGGTGGCGCCCTGCTGTCGCAGACCGCGACGCGCGAGGCGAACGTTCTGGCCTATGACGACACCTTCCGCCTCGTCGCCATTCTCGCGGCGGCGACCTTCCTGTATCTCGTCTTCCTCTTGATCCGCCGCGCGCGCCGGGCCCGCCGTGCCGCGCTCGCAGGGGCACCCGCATGA